The proteins below are encoded in one region of Pectinophora gossypiella chromosome 26, ilPecGoss1.1, whole genome shotgun sequence:
- the LOC126378539 gene encoding chorion class B protein M2410-like: MSAKTFFVVCAALLVQSVVLACPGAPLPLCGGRGYSALSGGIVSSGVASASGGGLPVSISSPTTPSGISLLSQNSISGNLYASGEMPFLAAVALKGQVPSSGSAGTSYSCGDSNIGISGQTLSAAGISASNAGYGSAFGARRLGGCSCGRGIY; the protein is encoded by the exons ATGTCGGCCAAGACTTTTTTCGTCGTTTGCGCTGCGCTTCTTGTCCAG AGCGTGGTGTTGGCGTGCCCGGGAGCACCTCTGCCCCTGTGCGGGGGGCGGGGCTACTCAGCACTGAGCGGCGGCATCGTCTCCTCAGGAGTCGCGTCCGCCAGCGGCGGCGGTCTCCCCGTCTCCATCAGCTCCCCCACCACTCCCAGTGGCATCTCCCTCCTGTCGCAGAACTCGATCAGCGGCAATTTATATGCCTCCGGTGAGATGCCGTTCCTCGCGGCCGTGGCTTTGAAGGGACAAGTGCCGTCCTCTGGCTCAGCGGGCACCTCGTACAGCTGCGGTGACAGCAACATCGGCATCTCGGGCCAGACTCTCTCTGCTGCTGGCATCAGTGCCTCCAATGCAGGTTACGGCAGCGCTTTCGGTGCTCGCAGATTGGGAGGCTGTTCATGCGGCCGTGGAATCTACTAA
- the LOC126378552 gene encoding chorion class A protein L11-like isoform X1, whose translation MSTFAFLLLCVQACLIQDVLSCPPRGIAPSACGCGTGLSGLGGLGGLGAGYGAVGEGRTSISGTVGVTGETRVTGAVPVLGAVSFSGTVPARGSCTITGSCAQSCGCGGY comes from the exons ATGTCTACCTTCGCCTTCTTGTTGCTCTGCGTCCAGGCTTGCCTGATCCAG GATGTGCTGAGCTGTCCTCCCCGAGGCATAGCACCGTCCGCCTGCGGCTGCGGCACAGGTCTGAGCGGTTTGGGTGGTCTGGGCGGTCTGGGCGCGGGATACGGCGCCGTGGGCGAAGGAAGAACGTCCATTAGCGGCACAGTGGGCGTGACCGGGGAGACGAGGGTCACGGGCGCGGTGCCAGTGCTCGGCGCTGTGAGCTTCAGCGGCACCGTGCCCGCTCGTGGCTCCTGCACCATCACGGGCAGCTGCGCCCAGTCCTGCGGCTGCGGAGGATACTAA
- the LOC126378532 gene encoding uncharacterized protein LOC126378532 isoform X1 translates to MATKQQYVYHIITSANITIRNYVLDQRGLSNLKEMAALESDGEMEEEEGIPSEQEAQKELMITKEAWEEYLKSDVLSCPPRAIAPSACGCGAGLSGLSGLGGLGGLGAGYGAVGEGRTSISGTMGVTGETRVTGAVPVLGAVSFSGSVPAYGSCTITGSCAQSCGCGGY, encoded by the exons ATGGCGACCAAGCAACAGTACGTAtatcacataataacgagtGCGAACATAACGATACGAAATTATGTGCTGGACCAGAGGGGATTATCGAACCTGAAGGAGATGGCAGCATTGGAGTCAGATGGAGaaatggaagaagaagaaggtattcCGTCGGAACAGGAAGCGCAGAAAGAATTAATGATCACGAAGGAAGCATGGGAAGAATATCTCAAGTCG GATGTGCTGAGCTGTCCTCCCAGAGCCATAGCACCGTCCGCCTGCGGCTGCGGCGCAGGTCTGAGCGGTCTGAGCGGTTTGGGTGGTCTGGGCGGTCTGGGCGCGGGATACGGCGCCGTGGGCGAAGGAAGAACGTCCATTAGTGGCACAATGGGCGTGACCGGGGAGACGAGGGTTACGGGCGCGGTGCCAGTGCTCGGCGCTGTGAGCTTCAGCGGCAGCGTGCCCGCTTACGGCTCCTGCACCATCACGGGTAGCTGCGCCCAGTCCTGCGGCTGCGGAGGATACTAA
- the LOC126378532 gene encoding chorion class A protein L11-like isoform X2 has protein sequence MSTFAFLLLCIQACLIQDVLSCPPRAIAPSACGCGAGLSGLSGLGGLGGLGAGYGAVGEGRTSISGTMGVTGETRVTGAVPVLGAVSFSGSVPAYGSCTITGSCAQSCGCGGY, from the exons ATGTCTACCTTCGCCTTCTTGTTGCTCTGCATCCAGGCTTGCCTGATCCAG GATGTGCTGAGCTGTCCTCCCAGAGCCATAGCACCGTCCGCCTGCGGCTGCGGCGCAGGTCTGAGCGGTCTGAGCGGTTTGGGTGGTCTGGGCGGTCTGGGCGCGGGATACGGCGCCGTGGGCGAAGGAAGAACGTCCATTAGTGGCACAATGGGCGTGACCGGGGAGACGAGGGTTACGGGCGCGGTGCCAGTGCTCGGCGCTGTGAGCTTCAGCGGCAGCGTGCCCGCTTACGGCTCCTGCACCATCACGGGTAGCTGCGCCCAGTCCTGCGGCTGCGGAGGATACTAA
- the LOC126378540 gene encoding chorion class B protein PC401-like: MSAKTFSVVCAALLVQSVVLACPGAPLPLCGGRGYSALSGGIVSSGVASASGGGLPVSISSPTTPSGISLLSQNSISGNLYASGEMPFLAAVALKGQVPSSGSAGTSYSCGDSNVGISSQSLSAAGISASNAGYGSAFGARRLGGCSCGRGIY, from the exons ATGTCGGCCAAGACTTTTTCCGTCGTTTGCGCTGCGCTTCTTGTCCAG AGCGTGGTGTTGGCGTGCCCGGGTGCACCTCTGCCCCTGTGCGGAGGGCGGGGCTACTCAGCACTGAGCGGCGGCATCGTCTCCTCAGGAGTCGCGTCCGCCAGCGGCGGCGGTCTCCCCGTCTCCATCAGCTCCCCCACCACTCCCAGTGGCATCTCCCTCCTGTCGCAGAACTCGATCAGCGGCAATTTATATGCCTCCGGTGAGATGCCGTTCCTCGCGGCTGTGGCTTTGAAGGGACAAGTGCCATCCTCTGGCTCAGCGGGCACCTCGTACAGCTGCGGTGACAGCAACGTCGGCATCTCGAGTCAGAGTCTCTCTGCTGCTGGCATCAGTGCCTCCAATGCAGGTTACGGCAGCGCTTTCGGTGCTCGCAGATTAGGAGGCTGTTCATGCGGCCGTGGAATCTACTAA
- the LOC126378519 gene encoding uncharacterized protein LOC126378519 isoform X2 has translation MAALESDGEMEEEEGIPSEQEAQKELTITKEAWEEYPKSGVSSQILSYGISRNGIGTPVLANIGASTNIANGNLASRNVPANCLNTNGNSANFQSINLQSLINGAAINSGKIGLANGIANNLHGSNLANSLASSGNLRNYGNAVTSFGKQASLPNGSGNQALLLANGSNQAFGIQIIAADLEVGGQLQVAERYFTSHCQWLW, from the exons ATGGCAGCATTGGAGTCAGATGGAGaaatggaagaagaagaaggtattcCGTCGGAACAGGAAGCGCAGAAAGAATTAACGATCACGAAGGAAGCATGGGAAGAATATCCCAAGTCG GGAGTCTCATCACAAATCTTATCTTATGGCATATCAAGAAATGGCATTGGCACGCCAGTCTTAGCTAATATTGGCGCAAGCACCAATATTGCCAATGGCAACTTAGCCAGTAGAAATGTTCCTGCCAATTGCTTAAACACCAATGGCAATTCAGCCAATTTCCAATCCATAAATCTACAGTCACTTATAAACGGAGCCGCAATTAACAGTGGAAAAATTGGCTTGGCAAATGGAATTGCCAACAACCTGCATGGAAGCAACCTAGCCAACAGCTTGGCTAGTTCAGGCAACTTGAGGAATTACGGCAATGCAGTGACGTCGTTTGGCAAACAAGCATCTCTCCCAAATGGTTCTGGCAACCAAGCATTACTGTTGGCAAACGGTAGCAACCAAGCGTTTGGCATACAAATCATAGCTGCTGATTTAGAAGTGGGAGGGCAGTTACAAGTAGCTG aacGCTATTTCACAAGTCATTGCCAATGGCTGTGGTAA
- the LOC126378519 gene encoding uncharacterized protein LOC126378519 isoform X1 produces MAALESDGEMEEEEGIPSEQEAQKELTITKEAWEEYPKSVRISQAQKVYCQQFITDLINSSLSIKEQEDGIGTSSTYLAIDSGDLTLDWDESFEREPTKIQALAACLVYASIFIPAMVVKCYKIFSATNILKLVSAQTIHVEWTASVGGRRKTTRLSVPKGEIQYFAMKASHLKKNSQEWWMQLVKPMNIKYENDMGQEMNFKTKTGKFYIFRIHPA; encoded by the coding sequence ATGGCAGCATTGGAGTCAGATGGAGaaatggaagaagaagaaggtattcCGTCGGAACAGGAAGCGCAGAAAGAATTAACGATCACGAAGGAAGCATGGGAAGAATATCCCAAGTCGGTACGTATATCGCAGGCACAGAAGGTATACTGCCAGCAGTTTATAACGGACCTTATAAACTCATCACTGTCCATCAAGGAACAAGAAGACGGCATTGGCACCTCATCTACATATCTAGCAATCGACAGTGGGGATTTAACTCTAGACTGGGACGAATCATTCGAGAGGGAGCCTACAAAAATACAAGCGTTAGCTGCCTGTCTTGTCTACGCGAGTATCTTTATTCCGGCAATGGTCGTCAAGTGCTACAAGATATTCTCGGCAACGAACATATTGAAGCTTGTAAGTGCGCAAACCATACATGTGGAATGGACGGCATCAGTTGGTGGAAGACGCAAAACTACGAGATTGAGTGTGCCGAAGGGGGAGATTCAATATTTTGCTATGAAAGCAAGTCACCTGAAGAAGAACTCGCAGGAATGGTGGATGCAACTGGTGAAACCGATGAACATCAAGTACGAAAACGACATGGGACAGGAGATGAACTTCAAGACGAAGACGGGAAAATTTTAcatcttccgaatacatcccgcttag
- the LOC126378519 gene encoding uncharacterized protein LOC126378519 isoform X3 — protein MEKWKKKKGVSSQILSYGISRNGIGTPVLANIGASTNIANGNLASRNVPANCLNTNGNSANFQSINLQSLINGAAINSGKIGLANGIANNLHGSNLANSLASSGNLRNYGNAVTSFGKQASLPNGSGNQALLLANGSNQAFGIQIIAADLEVGGQLQVAERYFTSHCQWLW, from the exons ATGGAGaaatggaagaagaagaag GGAGTCTCATCACAAATCTTATCTTATGGCATATCAAGAAATGGCATTGGCACGCCAGTCTTAGCTAATATTGGCGCAAGCACCAATATTGCCAATGGCAACTTAGCCAGTAGAAATGTTCCTGCCAATTGCTTAAACACCAATGGCAATTCAGCCAATTTCCAATCCATAAATCTACAGTCACTTATAAACGGAGCCGCAATTAACAGTGGAAAAATTGGCTTGGCAAATGGAATTGCCAACAACCTGCATGGAAGCAACCTAGCCAACAGCTTGGCTAGTTCAGGCAACTTGAGGAATTACGGCAATGCAGTGACGTCGTTTGGCAAACAAGCATCTCTCCCAAATGGTTCTGGCAACCAAGCATTACTGTTGGCAAACGGTAGCAACCAAGCGTTTGGCATACAAATCATAGCTGCTGATTTAGAAGTGGGAGGGCAGTTACAAGTAGCTG aacGCTATTTCACAAGTCATTGCCAATGGCTGTGGTAA
- the LOC126378461 gene encoding uncharacterized protein LOC126378461 isoform X1, producing MLLFYACAPVLLCWQSLVNGAEGDPNLKLSESEGSSPDYDDYLSLLNKEYEYLDQQKEKLNDYLPPVFDWISEAKTDLTEALGGITTEIDEILNIGVENVGKSLEGLIDQDESLDTGENGQEKCLETGTDGSSHDLRPEMLNDKGDYDDEYERTSRALEYEYYVPYYYPVYPYYPRTYTPITYYPEVVPLAVPAQGVSGECLVPVQQVIPVKGEVTIARTFTGGCFNLQDVCPVDIIDDLVSVTACGDGNDDNGCDGNVPISAVTPVSGQFTVTATYGDGVINFPALSSEVSEPPCCDGSGPEDSVVAPVTGQVTISAAFDECGAMCLQSPEVPVSSIVTKDQNIAVVPSIEVRGKVPAHGQVTITTQF from the exons atgttgcttttttacgCGTGCGCACCTGTCTTGCTGTGTTGg caATCTCTTGTCAATGGAGCGGAAGGGGATCCAAACCTCAAATTGTCAGAATCGGAGGGATCCTCGCCAGACTATGATGACTATTTGTCTCTTTTAAATAAGGAATACGAATATCTTGATCAG CAGAAAGAAAAGCTAAATGACTATTTACCTCCTGTATTCGATTGGATTAGTGAAGCTAAAACCGATTTAACAGAGGCTCTTGGTGGCATTACTACAGAAATTGACGAAATCCTGAACATTGGTGTCGAGAATGTGGGCAAAAGTCTCGAAGGACTAATAGACCAGGATGAAAGTCTCGATACGGGAGAAAATGGACAGGAAAAATGTCTCGAAACGGGCACAGATGGTTCTTCTCATGATTTGCGTCCAGAAATGTTAAATGATAAAggagattatgatgatgaatatgaAAGAACCTCTCGCGCCTTGGAATAtgaat ACTACGTTCCATATTATTATCCCGTGTACCCGTATTACCCACGGACCTATACACCGATAACTTATTACCCTGAAGTCGTCCCTCTGGCGGTTCCAGCTCAGGGAGTCTCTGGGGAATGTTTGGTGCCAGTTCAGCAAGTCATTCCTGTCAAAGGAGAAGTCACTATCGCTAGAACCTTCACTGGTGGCTGTTT taaTCTCCAAGACGTATGTCCTGTGGACATCATTGATGACCTGGTCTCAGTTACTGCATGTGGTGATGGAAATGATGATAATGGATGTGATGGAAATGTACCAATTAGTGCGGTGACTCCTGTATCAGGTCAATTCACCGTTACTGCCACGTATGGTGATGGAGTAAT CAACTTCCCTGCGCTATCTTCAGAAGTTTCAGAACCACCATGTTGTGATGGATCAGGTCCAGAGGACAGTGTGGTAGCACCAGTGACGGGACAAGTCACCATCTCTGCTGCTTTTGACGAATGTGGGgcaat GTGCCTTCAATCACCTGAAGTTCCTGTGAGCTCAATTGTGACGAAAGACCAGAATATAGCAGTGGTACCGTCAATTGAAGTACGCGGCAAAGTGCCTGCCCACGGACAAGTGACTATAACTACTCAGTTTTAG
- the LOC126378461 gene encoding uncharacterized protein LOC126378461 isoform X2 yields MLLFYACAPVLLCWQSLVNGAEGDPNLKLSESEGSSPDYDDYLSLLNKEYEYLDQQKEKLNDYLPPVFDWISEAKTDLTEALGGITTEIDEILNIGVENVGKSLEGLIDQDESLDTGENGQEKCLETGTDGSSHDLRPEMLNDKGDYDDEYERTSRALEYESQGVSGECLVPVQQVIPVKGEVTIARTFTGGCFNLQDVCPVDIIDDLVSVTACGDGNDDNGCDGNVPISAVTPVSGQFTVTATYGDGVINFPALSSEVSEPPCCDGSGPEDSVVAPVTGQVTISAAFDECGAMCLQSPEVPVSSIVTKDQNIAVVPSIEVRGKVPAHGQVTITTQF; encoded by the exons atgttgcttttttacgCGTGCGCACCTGTCTTGCTGTGTTGg caATCTCTTGTCAATGGAGCGGAAGGGGATCCAAACCTCAAATTGTCAGAATCGGAGGGATCCTCGCCAGACTATGATGACTATTTGTCTCTTTTAAATAAGGAATACGAATATCTTGATCAG CAGAAAGAAAAGCTAAATGACTATTTACCTCCTGTATTCGATTGGATTAGTGAAGCTAAAACCGATTTAACAGAGGCTCTTGGTGGCATTACTACAGAAATTGACGAAATCCTGAACATTGGTGTCGAGAATGTGGGCAAAAGTCTCGAAGGACTAATAGACCAGGATGAAAGTCTCGATACGGGAGAAAATGGACAGGAAAAATGTCTCGAAACGGGCACAGATGGTTCTTCTCATGATTTGCGTCCAGAAATGTTAAATGATAAAggagattatgatgatgaatatgaAAGAACCTCTCGCGCCTTGGAATAtgaat CTCAGGGAGTCTCTGGGGAATGTTTGGTGCCAGTTCAGCAAGTCATTCCTGTCAAAGGAGAAGTCACTATCGCTAGAACCTTCACTGGTGGCTGTTT taaTCTCCAAGACGTATGTCCTGTGGACATCATTGATGACCTGGTCTCAGTTACTGCATGTGGTGATGGAAATGATGATAATGGATGTGATGGAAATGTACCAATTAGTGCGGTGACTCCTGTATCAGGTCAATTCACCGTTACTGCCACGTATGGTGATGGAGTAAT CAACTTCCCTGCGCTATCTTCAGAAGTTTCAGAACCACCATGTTGTGATGGATCAGGTCCAGAGGACAGTGTGGTAGCACCAGTGACGGGACAAGTCACCATCTCTGCTGCTTTTGACGAATGTGGGgcaat GTGCCTTCAATCACCTGAAGTTCCTGTGAGCTCAATTGTGACGAAAGACCAGAATATAGCAGTGGTACCGTCAATTGAAGTACGCGGCAAAGTGCCTGCCCACGGACAAGTGACTATAACTACTCAGTTTTAG